A window from Theropithecus gelada isolate Dixy chromosome 1, Tgel_1.0, whole genome shotgun sequence encodes these proteins:
- the PRPF38B gene encoding pre-mRNA-splicing factor 38B, whose translation MANNSPALTGNSQPQHQAAAAAAQQQQQCGGGGGATKPAVSGKQGNVLPLWGNEKTMNLNPMILTNILSSPYFKVQLYELKTYHEVVDEIYFKVTHVEPWEKGSRKTAGQTGMCGGVRGVGTGGIVSTAFCLLYKLFTLKLTRKQVMGLITHTDSPYIRALGFMYIRYTQPPTDLWDWFESFLDDEEDLDVKAGGGCVMTIGEMLRSFLTKLEWFSTLFPRIPVPVQKNIDQQIKTRPRKIKKDGKEGAEEIDRHVERRRSRSPRRSLSPRRSPRRSRSRSHHREGHGSSSFDRELEREKERQRLEREAKEREKERRRSRSIDRGLERRRSRSRERHRSRSRSRDRKGDRRDRDREREKENERGRRRDRDYDKERGNDREKERERSRERSKEQRSRGEVEEKKHKEDKDDRRHRDDKKDSKKEKKHSRSRSRERKHRSRSRSRNAGKRSRSRSKEKSSKHKNESKEKSNKRSRSGSQGRTDSVEKSKKREHSPSKEKSRKRSGSKERSHKRDHSDSKDQSDKHDRRRSQSIERESQEKQHKNKDETV comes from the exons ATGGCTAACAACAGCCCCGCGCTGACAGGCAACTCGCAGCCGCAGCACCAGGCCGCCGCTGCTGCGGCTCAGCAACAGCAGCagtgcggcggcggcggcggcgctaCCAAGCCGGCGGTCTCGGGCAAGCAGGGCAATGTGCTCCCGCTCTGGGGCAACGAGAAGACCATGAACCTCAACCCCATGATCCTGACCAACATCCTGTCGTCGCCTTACTTCAAAGTACAGCTCTACGAGCTCAAGACCTACCACGAGGTGGTGGACGAGATCTACTTTAAG GTCACGCACGTTGAACCATGGGAGAAAGGAAGCAGGAAAACAGCGGGCCAGACAGGGATGTGCGGAGGG GTTCGAGGTGTTGGAACAGGAGGAATTGTTTCTACAGCATTTTGCCTGTTATACAAATTATTTACCCTGAAGTTAACTCGAAAGCAAGTGATGGGTCTTATAACACACACAGACTCTCCATATATTAGAGCTCTTGGATTTATGTATATAAG ATATACACAGCCCCCTACAGATCTATGGGACTGGTTTGAATCCTTCCTTGATGATGAAGAG gACCTAGATGTGAAGGCTGGTGGAGGCTGTGTAATGACCATTGGAGAAATGCTACGATCTTTTCTCACAAAACTGGAGTGGTTTTCTACCTTGTTTCCAAGAATTCCAGTTCCAGTTCAAAAGAATATTGATCAGCAGATTAAAACCCGAcctagaaaaatcaagaaagatgGGAAGGAAGGTGCTGAGGAAATAGACAGACATGTTGAACGCAGACGTTCAAG GTCTCCAAGGAGATCTCTGAGTCCACGGAGGTCCCCAAGAAGATCAAGAAGTAGAAGTCATCATCGGGAGGGCCATGGGTCTTCTAGTTTTGACAGAGaattagaaagagagaaagaacgcCAGCGACTAGAGCGTGAAgccaaagaaagggagaaagaacgGCGAAGATCCCGAAGTATTGACCGGGGGTTAGAACGCAGGCGCAGCAGAAGTAGGGAAAGGCATAGAAGTCGCAGTCGAAGTCGTGATAGGAAAGGGGATAGAAGGGACAGGGAtcgagaaagagagaaagaaaatgagagaggtaGAAGACGAGATCGTGACTATGATAAGGAAAGAGGAAATGAccgagaaaaagagagagagcgatCAAGAGAAAGGTCCAAGGAACAGAGAAGTAGGGGAGAGGTAGAAGAGAAGAAACATAAAGAAGACAAAGATGATAGGCGGCACAGAGATGACAAAAAAGattccaagaaagagaaaaaacacagtagaagcagaagcagagaaaggaaacacAGAAGTAGGAGTCGAAGTAGAAATGCAGGGAAACGAAGTAGAAGTAGAAGCAAAGAGAAATcaagtaaacataaaaatgaaagtaaagaaaaatcaaataaacgAAGTCGAAGTGGCAGTCAAGGAAGAACTGACAGTgttgaaaaatcaaaaaaacgGGAACATAGTCCCAgcaaagaaaaatctagaaagcGTAGTGGAAGCAAAGAACGTTCCCACAAACGAGATCACAGTGATAGTAAGGACCAGTCAGACAAACATGATCGTCGAAGGAGCCAAAGTATAGAACGAGAGAGCCAAGAAAAACAGCATAAAAACAAAGATGAGACtgtgtga